One part of the Quercus lobata isolate SW786 chromosome 7, ValleyOak3.0 Primary Assembly, whole genome shotgun sequence genome encodes these proteins:
- the LOC115951729 gene encoding probable LRR receptor-like serine/threonine-protein kinase At3g47570: MERNRFEGRIPPGLGNCRNLLSLNLSHNNLFGTIPKHVMSLSSLSIFLDLSYNFFIVALPFEVGNLIHLTKLDLSNNRLSGKIPTTLGTCISLEYLYLGGNSFEGVIPQSLKNLRGLEDIDLSHNKLSRNIPEFLSKLLALKHLNISYNDFEGEVPSEGIFANASAISIFENEKLCGGVQELHLSSCSSKHPKLHGKLLALRIIIPLTCITIFVLLLLYFFPTCSIVKNLREGVLATSSFEDWQLPISYAELLESTNRFSENNLIGSGSFGSVYKGVLPRNGVVVAVKVLNLQQEGALKSFVNECNALRDIRHRNLLKIISVCSSVDHEGNDFKSLIFKFMCNGSLEQWLHPESDEQHQRKNLSFLQRLNIAIDVAYVLKYLHHHSQTPIVHCDLKPSNILLDEDMVAHVGDFGLVKYIFEASKNLSNTQTLSCGLKGSIGYIPLGNFSTK; this comes from the coding sequence ATGGAAAGGAACAGATTTGAGGGAAGGATACCCCCAGGCCTAGGAAACTGCCGAAATTTGCTTTCACTGAACCTTTCTCATAACAATCTCTTCGGAACCATACCTAAACATGTTATGAGTCTTTCatccctttcaatttttttggacttgtcttataatttttttatagtagcACTACCTTTTGAAGTGGGCAACTTAATACATCTTACCAAGTTAGATCTCTCAAATAATAGATTATCAGGCAAAATTCCTACCACCCTTGGGACTTGTATCAGTTTGGAGTACTTGTATTTGGGTGGTAATTCATTTGAGGGAGTAATTCCTCAATCCTTGAAGAACTTAAGAGGTTTAGAAGATATAGATCTTTCTCATAATAAATTGTCTAGGAATATTCCTGAATTTCTTAGCAAGCTTTTGGCGCTTAAACATCTCAATATTTCTTATAATGATTTTGAGGGTGAAGTGCCAAGTGAAGGAATTTTTGCAAATGCAAGCGCAATTTCAAtctttgaaaatgaaaagttaTGCGGTGGTGTCCAAGAATTACATTTATCTTCATGCTCAAGCAAACATCCAAAATTGCATGGGAAGCTTCTTGCACTCAGAATAATAATTCCTCTCACTTGTATAACCATATTTGTACTTCTTCTATTGTATTTTTTCCCTACATGTTCTATTGTGAAAAATTTAAGAGAGGGGGTTTTGGCTACGTCTTCTTTTGAAGATTGGCAATTACCAATCTCTTATGCAGAACTCTTGGAATCAACAAACAGGTTTTCTGAGAACAATTTGATTGGTTCGGGTAGCTTTGGCTCTGTATACAAAGGAGTTCTTCCTAGAAATGGAGTAGTTGTTGCAGTTAAAGTATTAAACCTTCAACAAGAAGGAGCTTTGAagagttttgttaatgaatgcAATGCTTTGAGAGACATACGTCATCGTAATCTCCTTAAAATCATCTCTGTTTGCTCGAGTGTGGATCATGAAGGGAATGATTTTAAGAGCTTAATTTTCAAGTTCATGTGCAATGGAAGTCTAGAGCAGTGGTTGCATCCTGAAAGTGATGAGCAACATCAAAGGAAGAATTTGAGCTTCCTTCAAAGACTGAACATAGCTATCGATGTTGCTTATGTATTAAAATATCTCCATCACCATTCCCAAACGCCAATTGTTCATTGTGATCTAAAGCCAAGCAATATACTCCTTGATGAAGATATGGTAGCCCATGTTGGTGATTTTGGATTagtgaaatatatttttgaagCATCAAAAAATCTCTCCAATACTCAAACCTTATCGTGTGGATTAAAGGGTTCCATAGGGTACATTCCTCTAGGTAATTTTTCAACCAAATGA